In Hyperolius riggenbachi isolate aHypRig1 chromosome 1, aHypRig1.pri, whole genome shotgun sequence, the genomic window ctgcagagcccacccagcacagatcccttcaaacagcgctggtccttaagggggggtaaagggtgggtcctcaagtggttaagtgtgtgTTAAATTAAacgaccagcaagcaagaaaatactcaatataatgttgatagtactttttcaccaacgtttaggtcctttttcaattgtaaaatgcttaaaagttattttaaagcgaatatgaaaattatgagagaaaaagtgaattgcatatgggcccaggtgtgaaGTAGTTACAGTAAATTAAGACAAAGCAGGACAGCTATGAAGAAGATATAATTGAATCAGTTAGTTACGTGTCTCAGGTATGGATGATATTGTTAATTTGTAGCTGACTGTTCAGCTGAttgctgatttatttattttttttgctaataGCCTCGTTTTATGGTGAAAGTTATGTGGCCTTAAAGACAGTGGAATCCTTCTCCAAGTTATCCCTTCAGTTACGATTCCGAACCAGCAAGTCAGATGGATTGCTTTTCATGGCAGCCGGAAAGAATCACTACTATGTAGTTGAGTTACATAAGGGTCATATACAGGTAAGTCTTGGATAGGACAGGCTTAGGCCTTGTTCTCACTTTACACAGTTCCATATAGTTTCATGAGCCATACACATactttatatatacatactaatgaagtattattattatttaatatttatatagtgccaacatcttctgcagcgctgtgaaGAGTTTTACCACTTAATTGTCGTCCAGAgtggctcataatctaatccctaccatagtcatatgtctatgtatgtatagtgtagtgtatgtatcatagtctaaggccaatttaggaggtacactgcactgcactataCTACaccaacccctgctgccccaccagtaacactacactaacccctgctgcctcacCAGTACCACTACACTACTCTAACCCTTGCTGCCCCACCAGTACACTACACTACTCTAACCCTTACTGCCCctaccagctacactgcactacactaacccttgctgcccccaccagctacactacactacaccaacccctgctgcccccaccagctacactacactgcactaaccccttctgcccccaccagctacactgcactacaccaacccctgctgcccccgccagctacactgcactacactacactatcccCTGCAGCCACACCAGCAAGACCAAAtaccctacactaacccctgctgcccccaccagctacactgcactacatcaTCCCCTGCTGCCCTGatccagctacactgcactacactaacccctgcagtCACACCAGCAAGACTAAATACCttacactaactcctgctgccaccagctacacTACGCTATCCCCTGATGCCCcaacagtaacactacactaacccctgctgcccccaccagctacactacactaacccttgaTGCCCACCAGTAacaatacactacactaacccctgcttcaCCGcacaagctacactacactaacccctgctgccccacgagtaacactacactgacatacactaacccctcccccttAGCTAAGCTAACTAACCACTACAACTACATAGTATATAATCTTACCTATCCAGCCTCAGTGGCAGGTATCCATCTTATgcagcttctctttaaaatagtatCAGGGTCTGGAGTGAGTGTCCATGCTGTATGGAATCCTAACAATGTGCTTCTCGGTCCATGGTGATTCCGCGGTGGGGCAGCAGCTGGATCCCGGGTggcatagcagcagccactgtaatGCCAGAGTCCTCCGCTCTGCCATGTTCCTTGCCCGGGATCTGTGTGATCCTAGCAAAGCAGTATAGCAGCAACTGCTGTAATGCTAGAGTCCTCCAAGGCCTCAATACTTCCTTGTTTACTAGTCTCACCCGGTGCACGTGTGCCACAGGTCAAGAGAGGGCGCCAGTAAACAAGGAAGTTCAGAGGACTCTGGCATTAAAGTGGCTGCTGCTATGTTAATCGGGatagtgctgctgctgccccaccACAGACTCGCCATGGGCCGAGAAGCACATCATCAGGATCATGTACAGCAGCAGAATCCTCACAGCGGCTGGTGATGGAGGACACGACTGCCCGGATAGGTAAGCGCTGCCGCTTGTAGGGAACACATTCTGACTATAAGACACATtgactccccccacccccaacacttttgccagagaaaaagtgtgtcttatagtctatATAATACAGATTGGATTTtcaactcttaaggtggccacacaccgcaCAATTTTCTTTTCAATACAACAATTACAATTAATTTTTATGATTGATTGTAATATTTAACAAGCCTGACCAAGTACCACACatgtttaatttttccccaatcatgaaagcAAATGATTGAAAAAAGAAATTGACAATCCACCCTATACcatttaattttcataaaaattgatcagaaaaatccaccactcttgATAGACTTATATAAAAAAATTGAGATTCAATCGAATTTCTCAAACAAATAAGCTTTCTGTTTTTTCCTGTACAAATGATCTTTATATCTAATAGCTGTAAagttggataattttattgtatcgtgtatggccacctttactgcgagTGAAATGGAACAAACACTTGGTATTAGTAGGAATGATCTTTACATATACGTtcttctcatcatgttacatattgctttaaagggatactgtaggggggttgggggaaaatgagctgaacttacccggggcttctaatggtcccccgcagacatcctgtgttggcgcagccactccccaatgctccagccccgcttccggttcacttctggaatttctgactttaaagtcagaaaacctatgcgcctgcattgccgtgtcctcgctcccgctgatgtcaccaggagtgtactgcgcagacacagaccaaactgggcctgcgctgtgcgctcctggtgacatcagcgggaccgaggacacggcaacgcaggcgcagtggttttctgactttaaagtcagaaattccagaagtgaaccggaggcggggctggagcatcggtgagcggctgcgccaacacaggatgtctgcgggggtccgtaagaagccccaggtaagttcagctcattttcccccgaccccctacagtatccctttaagtacccTTTAAGATttgcaataaagtgtgtgtgtattaCTAACTTATGTCATCTGTTATTTTCTCAGGTTAAAATAAACTTGGCAGAGGGTGAGTTTGTACTTCCCTTTACTGAAGGACCTCGCTTAGATGACTTGGAGTGGCACTTACTGAAACTAGACCAGGACAGCACGGGGGTTACCCTCACAGCCGATGAACATGTCAGATCAAATGCCATTGTTAGCAGGTCAGAGAAATTCAATGTGGAATATGGCCTCTATGTTGGTGGATATAGCAACCTCAAAGCTCCTTATGCAAAAGATTGGAAGGCATACTTCAGAGGCTGCATGGACGAAGTGATTTTCAATAACTATGACCTGCTTTCTTCGCTTAGACCATACGCTGGTCAGAAAATTGTCCACGAGGTGTCTCTAGGATGCAGCGATGAGTTCTTTATAAGCGAGGATGATCCTGTCAGCTTATTTAGTTCCAAATCCTACTTGGCGTTCCCACGTTGGAACATTGAGGCTGAAGCCACTTGGGAATGTTTGCTCCAAACTTCGGTTGGAAGAGGTTTGCTGCTCTATCACTCTGGGAAAGGTGAAGAGTTCATTTCCCTTGAAATAGTAGACTGGATAGTAAGAGTAAGTGTTGGAAAGGGAAAAAACATAGCGCACTTAGATGGTTTAAGCATCACTGAGAATAAATGGCACTATGTCAAACTTAAAATCACATCAAGACATTTTCATTTGACAGTGGAAGGGAAAACTGTGAAAGCTTTACTCCCATCATATATTAATACACATGGTCCTTTATATATAGGTGGAGTCAGCGACTCTTCTCGTGATCAAGTAAAGCAGTTGGGTCTACCGTCGATTTCAGGAAAGCATGCTAAAGGAGGATCCTTTAAAGGCTGTTTTAAAAACATAAAGATGAATTCAGTTAAGCTGGGGTTAAAAAATGCCTTGTCTACTAAAGATGTTTCACCTGGTTGCAAAACTGAAGCTTTGTTGAGCACTGTTCCAACAAAAGAAGCTAAAACCGCCCTCTTGACAACAGAAACTTCTACTACTTCAGTTGTCCCCACATTTGTGGTAAGGAAAAATGAAAAAGACAACTTCCTCATTCTGAATAACTTGGTAGTTCAGGAGGGTGGAAGAGGCACTCTGCAGTCTAAACATATAAAACTAAATTTGAATTTCAAGGAACTTGGCATTAGACAGTCTCAAATTGTATTTAAAATCGTTGAGTATCCAAAGCATGGACAGCTGAAGTTCAACATCTCTGTACAACAAGAAAAGGGTACGTTTACTATGCTGGATCTGTGGCATGGAAGAATTACCTATACTCATGATGGTTCTGAGGGATCAGGTGATCATTTGAGCTTTTCTGTTACCACCACCAGCAAAAATGAGATGCCTTCCTACCTGCGAGGAGAAAAGCTGTATGCCCTCAATATAACTGTGACACCATCTAATGATGCACCAGaactttctctgccagagggaaACCTCTTCACCTTACTGGAAAACACAAAGAAACAGCTCACTGGAAATCTGATAAAAATTTCTGATGTGGACACAGAGCCACAGAAGCTTCATTTGGTGGTCCTTGGTAACCTCAATGTTGATGCTGGATTTTTAGAAAACGTGAAACAACATGGAAAAGCCATTACCACGTTTACTTATGCTGACCTGCTGGGAGGCAACATATTTTATGTTCACCATGGAGTCAAGAATGCCAGGCTTGTACTAAGGGTCAGTGATGGGGATAAAGTGAGTAATACAGTTGTTTTGAGAATTTTGGCTGTCCCGCTTGAGTTTAAAGTTACAAATAATACAGGAATCGAAGTGATACAAGGGGAAAGTGCTATGGTTCAACCCAGCAACTTAGCTGTCGAAACCAATGCAGTCAATCAGGATGTAGAAATTAAATATGACATTACAGAAATTCCAGAGTTTGGCCAGATCCAGAGACGTACTTCTGGAAATGAATGGAAGCCAACAACCTCATTTTCTCAGCGTTCTCTGGAACGAGACCGAATACGATATCTTAATACATACGAAGCAATCCAGGAAGCAAATGTGACTGAGGGTTTTAAATTTAAAGTTACCATAGCAAACAAATCTAGTGAAGAATTTATATTTCCAATTAAGGTTCAGTGGCTTAAATATACAGTGTCCAAAAATATACCATTGCTTGTCGAGAATAAGGAGATGACTATCTTTGGCACAGATAACCTACACATCATAGTGGACGGCATCAAGGTAGAGGATaaagatattttttataaattagaaTTTCTCCCCAGTAAAGGAAATATTCTAAGTAAAAAtcagattttattaaaaaatggtatATTTAGCCAAATGGATATCGTTGAAGGAAATATTGCTTACAAACTAAATTACCAACCTCAGGAGGATACTCAAGATTTCTTCACATTTCTGTTGTTTACAAAATATGCTCAGTCTAAGTCATATAATTTTACCCTTAATATTAAGGCAGACTTGAACAGCATCATTCTCACCAACAAAGGCTTGTCATTAGGGGAAGGCGAGACAAAACTCATAACCAAAGAGGAACTTTTTGCGCAAACCTTAAATAATAAGACATTTGGATTTGAGGTTGTGAAGAGTCCATTCCATGGTAAACTCAAGCTGATTAATTTTTCTGCTTCCCTTGCGAGTAACGATAACATCACTTCTTTTACACCGCAAGATATTCTGGGGGAGCGTCTCATGTATGTGCATGATAACTCTGAAACCGTGACAGATGCCTTTGTGGTCCATGCTGCCTCTATAGCTTCTGAAAATGAAAACTCTGGCCGGGATGATACTCCAGTGCAGACTGAGTTTACATTTAACATAACTATAGAGCTGAAGAACGATGAGAAGCCTATACGTGTGGTTGATCAACTTTTTCACGTGGTTAAAAATGGTCAAAGGTTGCTTACTCTAGATGACTTGTGCTATCACGATCCCGATACAGATTTTGATGATGGGCAATTGTTGTATACCAGACGTGGTATTCCAAATGGAGATCTTGTCTCATCTGATGATACTTCTAAAAAACTTTACCAGTTCACCCAAGAGGACTTGGAGAAAAAACGTGTCCTTTACATTCACCACGGAGGAGACTATGGTCGCTTTGTCTTGTTTGTCACAGATGGAAAACACTACACATCCTCACTACTGGAAGTGAGTGCATCTGAACCCTTTATTAAAGTAGTAAATAACACTGGCTTGTTGGTTCAAAAAGGAAAAGCTAACGTACTAACTGCAACCAACTTCAGCattgccacaaacatgtatgtaaaaggtgagagtgatattctATATGAAATAAGCCTTCCACCAAGACACGGAAGATTTCACAGAGGGAATGTGGTTGCAAGATCATTCACTCAAGAAGACTTAAAAAATGGCCGCGTGGCTTACAAACATGACAACAGCAATCATCTGACTGACACATTCAACATTACTGTGAAAATTGATACAGTGTCTATAGAAAGTGAAATTAAACTTCGTGTCTATTTGGAAAGTCATCAGAGACTTCCAACTATACAAAATCTCAAGAACATTATGGTGGAAGAAGGAAAGCCAGTCAAGATAACTAAAGACAAGTTGCAAGTGAGTACTTTTCATCAAATGCATTTGATAACTTTTAATCTGTGCTCAGTGGTTTCTGGATGGAGTACATCTATCAGAAATGGGTATTGTGTGTCCTTAGCTGGTTTTAGAAATGGGCATTGTGTGTCCCTAGCTGGTTTAAACCTTTAGCAGACAAATcatgtaaaactttatttggttgCAGGGCCGACTTTTTGctgccgctggggaagtgtgccttcttCGGCTGGGCAAGGTATGCAGGCGACTGAGAGCTTTTATAATTACCTGTCCAGACTGCTGGAATGGCTTCTTCCTCCATCGCAGCGGTGATTTAATCCCCACATGTCTTTTCGGTTCCAATCACGTGATTTGAAGTGATCCTCATCCAGGAGAAcatgtcagcgttacagcgccacctggtgaaTGAAGAGGGGCAATGGTTTGTTGCATCTTGCAATGAACACAGCAGAAGCATTTGTAATGTACCATGCAAGGCATTTGCAGTCCTGTCTTACAGAGTCCACTGCCACTTTAGAACAAGAACATGTGTGCCTTTTACCAGATGAATAGCAAGGCAGTTTACTGCTCTAAGACATTCATGCCTGTAGGAATTGTCCATTGCAGACATGCAAGAGACAAAACAAACATGTCAAATGCAAGTTGATGCGAACCACCTTATAGCAAATCATTGTAGGCTTCGCCCCTTTTATTTTCTGATTGCTGCCTGTCCTGTGAGAAATCGGGTGTGAAACGAGTCTAAATTGTTGATTTTATTCACATGCAATGTGTGGCTTAACGGAATCCCAAGTTGAGCAAAGCGTAGTAAGCTTtgcttccctggggcttcttccagcttctAGAAGCCATTCTGGTCCCTCACTGCAGTTCTGTCTTTCTCCAGGGtccagctgtcacctctgtacATATTGCCATCTGGGTCggtgtcttctgcacatgcgcacacctTCCCACGCATGGTCGGAAGAATTATGCacagtgctgctgtgcatgtgcagaatgctcccgatgTAGGGAGCACAATTGCAGGAGGTGCGCTCTCACGTGCACAAGCCTCTGACCTGTATGGAGCTGACAGCTGGACCCTGGAGGGAGATGGAACTGCAGCGAAGGACCAGAGAGGCTtctaggggatggaggaagccccagataggtAAAGCTTGCTATGCTTTGCTCACCTCCAGATTTCTTGTAAGCTATGTACAgatgtatgttcatgctggattcacATGCCTTTGAGCATTGTCCATTCTGGTCCCTGTTTTTCCCTTAGTCTCTGTAATCACTCATTGAAAAATTAGAGTTTGGCTAAAGACAAATTTTCAAaaaggaagaggcagacttgTTGCGATGATCCCTCCTATTACCCTTCAatttcctcctcttccccacctCATTCATTCTGCttaaactgaactcttgcacaggacacaaggaaaacagaaatgcaccctgtatgtatttaaagagtttagcctgtgtaattccacctcatttatgtctaatcactagttgtaatttgatccctcccctgtgtcacatgactgcctatggcagatgagcagataagcccatttaaaagtacaggctgtaaacaatatgtctgtttccatgaatcaggaagtagaaactgtgcagatttattttaggatttgtatcagctgtaacaaagaaatgtttttttgtttaagggttattatgctgttgtgtatcttttagagcagagaggagttctgagttcaggtccactttaaggggaggaaatgggagggtgataggaggtaaTATCACAGAAAAACTCAGATTTTTCAAGGAGTTTTTACAAGAGATAAGGATAGGAAAGAacaaagcacagaggtatgtggatacagcatgaacatacctgtgTGTTTTCATTGGGtatctttgcctctaatactacagtggcttgcaaaagtattcgccccccttgaagttttccacattttgtcacattactgccacaaacatgaatcaattttattggaattccacgtgaaagaccaatacaaagtggtgtacacgtgagaagtggaacgaaaatcatacatgattccaaacattttttacaaataaataactgcaaagtggggtgtgtgtaattattcggccccctgagtcaatactttgtaggaccaccttttgctgcaattacagctgccagtcttgtagggtatgtctccaccagctttgtacatctagagactgaaatccttgcccattcttctttgcaaaacagctccagctcagtcagattagatggacagagtttgtgaacagcagttttcagatcttgccacagattttcgattggttttacatctggactttgactgggccattctaacacatggatatgttttgttttaaaccattccattgttgccctggctttatgtttagggccgttgtccagtctcaagtcttttgcagactccaagaggttttcttccaagattgccctgtatatggctccatccattttcccaactctgaccagcttccctgtccctgctgaagagaagcacccccagagcatgatgctgccaccaccatatttgacagtggggatggtgtgttcagagtgatgtgcagtgttagttttccgccacacatagcattttgcattttggccaaaaagttccattttggtctcatctgaccagagcaccttcttccacatgtttgctgtgtcccccacatggcttgtggcaaactgcaaacgagacttcttatgcttttctgttaacaatggctttcttcttgccactcttccataaaggccaactttgtgcagtgcacgactaatagttgtcccatggacagattcccccacctgagctgtagatctctgcagtttgtccagagtcaccatgggcctattgactgcatttctgatcagcgctctccttgttcggcctgtgagtttaggtggatggccttgtcttggtaggtttacagttgtgccatactccttccatttctgaatgatcgcttgaacagtgctccgtaggatgttcaaggatttggaaatctttttgtagcctaagcctgctttaaatttctcaatatttTTCTCCCTGACCTGACTTGtgtattctttggacttcatagtgttgttccttccaatattctcttagacaacctctgaggtcatcacagagcagctgtatttatactgacattagattacacacaggtgcactctatttagtcattagccctcatcagacaatgtctatgggcaactgactgcactcagaccaaagggggcagaataattacgcacaccccactttgcagttatttatttgtaaaaaaaatgtttggaatcatgtatgattttcattccactgctcacgtgtacaccactttgtattggtctttcatgtggaattacaCATGAAATtacaattacaataaaattgattcatgtttgtggcagtaatgtgacaaaatgtggaaaacttcaaggatgccgaatacttttgcaagccactgtatcagtcattggcccagaatgagcatgtagatcagatgctgtgactctggttttactccactggctgcattcttcTTGTACCTGAAAAGGAAGCAAAGCTTGCATGCTTGTTGTAGGTATGTGACTCAAAGataaactaaagccaaaagctcagcatgacctaTCTACAACTATCTATGTTACTAGAATTTTTAACCAGTGTAATTTCCCTGCTGTGTACACGAGTCACACGACTATAGCCTGGATCAGAGGAAATGCTAATACTGTGGTACTTTTGCTGTTTCACACCTTGGAAGATTTCTATTCCTTCCCTTCCTTTTAGCTCAGGCTGGAGTTGGACCAGCACTGGAATCCCAAGTAGATTACTgtacttttcgccgtataagacgcactttttctcccccaaaaatggggtgaaaaagtccctgcatcttatacggcaaaggcagggaatccccgacttccgaacgcccaccgatacgaaccgccgctatgtcggggattccctgcctttttccccctgtgcctggctccctgctgtgtgcttatcctgctccccccccccccccgcttacaTGTCTAAGCCCCCCGCTTACatcgccgggtcccccctgtgtATGCAGCggtcagcagcttacctcctccatctcctgtgggcggcttcctctagtgccggcttctaatgacgcgtcatcaattacgcgtcattagaaggaagccgcccacaggagccgg contains:
- the LOC137528104 gene encoding chondroitin sulfate proteoglycan 4-like isoform X3, yielding MGGENFLRCVGLVLGILLCRSCLQIRAASFYGESYVALKTVESFSKLSLQLRFRTSKSDGLLFMAAGKNHYYVVELHKGHIQVKINLAEGEFVLPFTEGPRLDDLEWHLLKLDQDSTGVTLTADEHVRSNAIVSRSEKFNVEYGLYVGGYSNLKAPYAKDWKAYFRGCMDEVIFNNYDLLSSLRPYAGQKIVHEVSLGCSDEFFISEDDPVSLFSSKSYLAFPRWNIEAEATWECLLQTSVGRGLLLYHSGKGEEFISLEIVDWIVRVSVGKGKNIAHLDGLSITENKWHYVKLKITSRHFHLTVEGKTVKALLPSYINTHGPLYIGGVSDSSRDQVKQLGLPSISGKHAKGGSFKGCFKNIKMNSVKLGLKNALSTKDVSPGCKTEALLSTVPTKEAKTALLTTETSTTSVVPTFVVRKNEKDNFLILNNLVVQEGGRGTLQSKHIKLNLNFKELGIRQSQIVFKIVEYPKHGQLKFNISVQQEKGTFTMLDLWHGRITYTHDGSEGSGDHLSFSVTTTSKNEMPSYLRGEKLYALNITVTPSNDAPELSLPEGNLFTLLENTKKQLTGNLIKISDVDTEPQKLHLVVLGNLNVDAGFLENVKQHGKAITTFTYADLLGGNIFYVHHGVKNARLVLRVSDGDKVSNTVVLRILAVPLEFKVTNNTGIEVIQGESAMVQPSNLAVETNAVNQDVEIKYDITEIPEFGQIQRRTSGNEWKPTTSFSQRSLERDRIRYLNTYEAIQEANVTEGFKFKVTIANKSSEEFIFPIKVQWLKYTVSKNIPLLVENKEMTIFGTDNLHIIVDGIKVEDKDIFYKLEFLPSKGNILSKNQILLKNGIFSQMDIVEGNIAYKLNYQPQEDTQDFFTFLLFTKYAQSKSYNFTLNIKADLNSIILTNKGLSLGEGETKLITKEELFAQTLNNKTFGFEVVKSPFHGKLKLINFSASLASNDNITSFTPQDILGERLMYVHDNSETVTDAFVVHAASIASENENSGRDDTPVQTEFTFNITIELKNDEKPIRVVDQLFHVVKNGQRLLTLDDLCYHDPDTDFDDGQLLYTRRGIPNGDLVSSDDTSKKLYQFTQEDLEKKRVLYIHHGGDYGRFVLFVTDGKHYTSSLLEVSASEPFIKVVNNTGLLVQKGKANVLTATNFSIATNMYVKGESDILYEISLPPRHGRFHRGNVVARSFTQEDLKNGRVAYKHDNSNHLTDTFNITVKIDTVSIESEIKLRVYLESHQRLPTIQNLKNIMVEEGKPVKITKDKLQVVHEDNSPGDIMFTVATAPLYGYLRRFESLVGGFPEDPHSVLTFTQEDIDSEDIQYVQTESGQLQDNFTLDVTNGIREITGLTVSVDIIPIRIPLEVQNITVKEGASKALTPEVLYIPSKYFQDFSSEFLLIDPPEHGYIENTRFPGNKLSSFTRKQVEQELIYYVHDDSETLQDIFTVVVNITELSKQSLPQSVGVSVIPINDEFPVITANNIFQVWVGSVTKVTSNDLSAEDKDTSPADLIFSITPPSNGHLALKSHPDKSILNFTQQHINDGHLVFVHSGPMSGGFNFQVTDGLNFAPRQIFSITARTLVINIDINKGLAVFPGTRRVISSDVLKAVTNDQSNVSNRTMTFQVRSPPTHGRIVKLGPLNASVEVTSFTQTMVNEGMVMYEHTDTETLFWSTQDSFTFTVSSPPAVLENQKFLITISYEVIDPSRATLLIANTGSVFPADLRGL
- the LOC137528104 gene encoding chondroitin sulfate proteoglycan 4-like isoform X2 — its product is MGGENFLRCVGLVLGILLCRSCLQIRAASFYGESYVALKTVESFSKLSLQLRFRTSKSDGLLFMAAGKNHYYVVELHKGHIQVKINLAEGEFVLPFTEGPRLDDLEWHLLKLDQDSTGVTLTADEHVRSNAIVSRSEKFNVEYGLYVGGYSNLKAPYAKDWKAYFRGCMDEVIFNNYDLLSSLRPYAGQKIVHEVSLGCSDEFFISEDDPVSLFSSKSYLAFPRWNIEAEATWECLLQTSVGRGLLLYHSGKGEEFISLEIVDWIVRVSVGKGKNIAHLDGLSITENKWHYVKLKITSRHFHLTVEGKTVKALLPSYINTHGPLYIGGVSDSSRDQVKQLGLPSISGKHAKGGSFKGCFKNIKMNSVKLGLKNALSTKDVSPGCKTEALLSTVPTKEAKTALLTTETSTTSVVPTFVVRKNEKDNFLILNNLVVQEGGRGTLQSKHIKLNLNFKELGIRQSQIVFKIVEYPKHGQLKFNISVQQEKGTFTMLDLWHGRITYTHDGSEGSGDHLSFSVTTTSKNEMPSYLRGEKLYALNITVTPSNDAPELSLPEGNLFTLLENTKKQLTGNLIKISDVDTEPQKLHLVVLGNLNVDAGFLENVKQHGKAITTFTYADLLGGNIFYVHHGVKNARLVLRVSDGDKVSNTVVLRILAVPLEFKVTNNTGIEVIQGESAMVQPSNLAVETNAVNQDVEIKYDITEIPEFGQIQRRTSGNEWKPTTSFSQRSLERDRIRYLNTYEAIQEANVTEGFKFKVTIANKSSEEFIFPIKVQWLKYTVSKNIPLLVENKEMTIFGTDNLHIIVDGIKVEDKDIFYKLEFLPSKGNILSKNQILLKNGIFSQMDIVEGNIAYKLNYQPQEDTQDFFTFLLFTKYAQSKSYNFTLNIKADLNSIILTNKGLSLGEGETKLITKEELFAQTLNNKTFGFEVVKSPFHGKLKLINFSASLASNDNITSFTPQDILGERLMYVHDNSETVTDAFVVHAASIASENENSGRDDTPVQTEFTFNITIELKNDEKPIRVVDQLFHVVKNGQRLLTLDDLCYHDPDTDFDDGQLLYTRRGIPNGDLVSSDDTSKKLYQFTQEDLEKKRVLYIHHGGDYGRFVLFVTDGKHYTSSLLEVSASEPFIKVVNNTGLLVQKGKANVLTATNFSIATNMYVKGESDILYEISLPPRHGRFHRGNVVARSFTQEDLKNGRVAYKHDNSNHLTDTFNITVKIDTVSIESEIKLRVYLESHQRLPTIQNLKNIMVEEGKPVKITKDKLQVVHEDNSPGDIMFTVATAPLYGYLRRFESLVGGFPEDPHSVLTFTQEDIDSEDIQYVQTESGQLQDNFTLDVTNGIREITGLTVSVDIIPIRIPLEVQNITVKEGASKALTPEVLYIPSKYFQDFSSEFLLIDPPEHGYIENTRFPGNKLSSFTRKQVEQELIYYVHDDSETLQDIFTVVVNITELSKQSLPQSVGVSVIPINDEFPVITANNIFQVWVGSVTKVTSNDLSAEDKDTSPADLIFSITPPSNGHLALKSHPDKSILNFTQQHINDGHLVFVHSGPMSGGFNFQVTDGLNFAPRQIFSITARTLVINIDINKGLAVFPGTRRVISSDVLKAVTNDQSNVSNRTMTFQVRSPPTHGRIVKLGPLNASVEVTSFTQTMVNEGMVMYEHTDTETLFWSTQDSFTFTVSSPPAVLENQKFLITISYEVIDPSRATLLIANTGVVGRNLTEVK